A genomic window from Slackia heliotrinireducens DSM 20476 includes:
- a CDS encoding CPBP family intramembrane glutamic endopeptidase: protein MDPERRQTDPTLFFQVAALITELLAIAAVAAFDKLALGGEGGIPFASGYQANTVAIVNCVLIAVGVGPVATAAFDFLDSPDDKDASVSRGRGGRPFGTGALQAYGLPALAALIEELLYRGAVMGLVVDVMNRFDPGISATCALGVSMAVFLAAHPQYRTGLSVAQVTFSGMALGVLALTTNSVIAPFLLHLAMNLFAVFYERWLAPLHR, encoded by the coding sequence TTGGACCCCGAGCGCAGACAGACCGACCCGACGCTCTTCTTCCAGGTCGCAGCTCTCATCACGGAGCTTCTGGCGATCGCGGCGGTTGCCGCCTTCGACAAGCTGGCCTTGGGCGGCGAAGGCGGCATCCCCTTCGCATCAGGATACCAGGCGAACACCGTCGCCATTGTGAACTGCGTGCTCATCGCCGTCGGCGTGGGACCTGTCGCAACCGCAGCGTTCGACTTTCTGGACTCCCCCGACGATAAGGACGCATCCGTCAGTCGGGGTCGAGGCGGCAGACCGTTCGGAACCGGGGCCCTTCAAGCCTACGGCCTGCCCGCATTGGCGGCGCTTATCGAGGAGCTTCTGTACCGCGGCGCCGTCATGGGCCTGGTCGTCGACGTCATGAATCGGTTCGACCCGGGCATTTCTGCCACCTGCGCACTGGGCGTGAGCATGGCGGTGTTTTTGGCTGCCCACCCGCAGTACCGCACAGGATTATCTGTCGCCCAAGTCACCTTCTCGGGCATGGCGTTGGGCGTGCTGGCTCTGACCACGAACTCCGTGATCGCACCTTTCCTTCTACACCTGGCCATGAACCTGTTCGCCGTGTTCTACGAACGCTGGCTGGCACCTTTGCACCGCTAG
- a CDS encoding ATP-dependent helicase, whose amino-acid sequence MLDIDSLNEPQREAVLCTEGPLLVLAGAGSGKTRVLTYRIAHMVQDLNVPPWQIMAITFTNKAANEMRERLGRLVGPSARGMWVSTFHSMCVRILRVDCELLGFSKSFTIYDDDDTKRLLKDVMAGLDLDPKRWPVNSIRGKISQAKNELKAPGVYADEARDPVSKVTARVYAVYQERLKMANAFDFDDLLMYTYLLFKNHPDVLEAYQDRFRYLLVDEYQDTNHAQYAITKLLAAKHQNIMVVGDDDQSIYSWRGADIRNILEFEQDYPQARSIKLEQNYRSSGNILNAANAVVAHNTKRKQKRLFTESGDGEKILVYMASDERDEGRWIAGEIDKLHNEGVSYEEMAVFYRTNAQSRSLEDMLLRAGVPYRIVGGTKFFDRAEIRDVIAYLTLCINPADDMAAKRVINQPRRGIGKTTIEHIENVARNSNLTFMQAAEWCLADETLQMRTRNAIGGFVGLINDAQSYGGELRKVIEAVIDRSQLIQALEQERTDEAESRIENIKEFLSVVDEYVESHEIDESALPPEGINLLADTRQLSPDSLEDFLEWVRLRTDLDAATDDDQFVTLMTVHSSKGLEFDCVFVAGMEETLFPHSNSSRDPQGLEEERRLAYVAITRARKRLYLTCAYARQIFGETHANPVSRFVGEIPSELRKSAGLGSSGFAGTGWEKRGSRRGISGSGKEAGGGRVFGQSSAGGTRPRSYTGRTSPNAEKKSAARVTFAVGDIVDHKTFGRGRVTKVDGDTLHIKFSKGNVTKKLLKDYAPIVKINL is encoded by the coding sequence ATGCTGGATATCGATTCGCTGAACGAGCCGCAGCGCGAGGCCGTGCTGTGCACCGAGGGTCCGCTCCTGGTGCTTGCGGGCGCAGGCAGCGGCAAAACCCGTGTGCTCACGTACCGCATCGCCCATATGGTTCAGGATCTGAATGTGCCGCCTTGGCAGATTATGGCCATCACCTTCACCAACAAGGCCGCCAACGAGATGCGCGAACGTCTCGGGCGCCTGGTGGGCCCTTCGGCCCGCGGCATGTGGGTGTCCACGTTCCACAGCATGTGCGTGCGCATCCTCAGGGTCGATTGCGAGCTGCTCGGCTTCTCCAAAAGCTTCACCATTTACGATGACGACGATACGAAACGCCTGTTGAAAGATGTTATGGCAGGGCTTGACCTGGATCCCAAGCGCTGGCCGGTCAATTCTATCCGCGGCAAGATCTCCCAGGCGAAAAACGAGCTCAAGGCGCCCGGCGTGTATGCCGACGAGGCCCGCGACCCCGTCTCCAAAGTCACGGCGCGCGTGTACGCGGTGTATCAGGAACGCCTGAAGATGGCTAACGCCTTCGACTTCGACGACCTGCTCATGTACACGTATCTGCTGTTCAAGAACCATCCCGATGTGCTGGAGGCCTATCAGGACCGGTTCCGCTACCTGCTGGTGGACGAGTATCAGGACACGAACCACGCCCAGTACGCCATTACCAAGCTGTTGGCTGCCAAGCATCAGAACATCATGGTGGTAGGCGACGACGACCAGTCCATTTACTCATGGCGCGGCGCCGACATCCGCAACATCCTCGAGTTCGAGCAGGACTACCCTCAGGCCAGGTCCATCAAACTCGAGCAGAACTACCGCAGCTCGGGCAACATCCTGAACGCTGCCAACGCCGTGGTCGCGCATAACACCAAGCGCAAGCAGAAGCGCCTGTTCACCGAGTCGGGCGACGGCGAGAAGATCCTCGTGTACATGGCGTCCGACGAACGCGACGAGGGGCGCTGGATCGCCGGCGAAATCGACAAGCTGCATAACGAAGGCGTCTCATACGAGGAGATGGCCGTGTTCTATCGCACGAACGCGCAGTCACGATCCTTGGAAGACATGCTGTTGCGTGCCGGCGTGCCGTACCGCATCGTGGGCGGAACGAAGTTCTTCGACCGCGCCGAGATCCGCGACGTCATAGCGTACCTCACCCTGTGCATCAACCCTGCCGACGACATGGCGGCCAAGCGCGTCATCAACCAGCCGCGCCGCGGCATCGGCAAAACCACCATCGAGCACATCGAGAACGTGGCCCGCAATTCCAACCTCACGTTCATGCAGGCGGCCGAGTGGTGCCTTGCCGACGAGACGCTGCAGATGCGCACCCGTAACGCCATCGGCGGTTTCGTGGGGCTGATCAACGACGCGCAGAGCTACGGCGGCGAGCTGCGCAAGGTGATCGAGGCGGTTATCGACCGAAGCCAGCTCATCCAGGCCCTGGAGCAGGAGCGAACCGACGAGGCCGAAAGCCGCATCGAGAACATCAAGGAGTTCCTCTCCGTAGTCGACGAATATGTGGAAAGCCACGAGATTGACGAGAGCGCCCTTCCTCCCGAAGGGATCAACCTGCTGGCGGACACGCGCCAGCTTTCGCCGGATAGCTTGGAGGACTTCCTGGAGTGGGTGCGTCTGCGCACCGATCTGGACGCCGCTACCGACGACGACCAGTTCGTCACGCTTATGACCGTGCACTCGTCGAAGGGTTTGGAGTTCGATTGCGTCTTCGTGGCCGGCATGGAAGAGACCCTGTTCCCGCACTCCAATTCCAGCCGCGACCCGCAAGGGTTGGAGGAGGAGCGCCGATTGGCCTATGTCGCCATCACCCGCGCCCGCAAGCGCTTGTATCTGACCTGCGCTTACGCGCGTCAGATTTTCGGCGAGACCCATGCCAACCCCGTTTCGCGGTTCGTGGGCGAAATTCCCTCCGAGCTGCGCAAGAGCGCGGGTCTGGGAAGTTCCGGCTTCGCGGGAACCGGCTGGGAGAAGCGCGGCAGCCGTCGCGGCATCTCGGGCAGCGGCAAGGAGGCCGGCGGCGGGCGCGTCTTCGGACAGTCGAGCGCCGGCGGAACGCGGCCCCGCAGCTACACGGGACGGACCAGCCCCAACGCTGAGAAGAAATCCGCCGCGCGGGTCACGTTCGCCGTGGGGGACATCGTGGACCACAAAACCTTCGGCCGCGGTCGCGTGACGAAGGTGGACGGCGATACGCTGCACATCAAATTCAGCAAGGGCAACGTCACCAAGAAGCTCCTGAAGGACTACGCGCCCATCGTGAAAATCAACCTGTAG
- a CDS encoding undecaprenyl-diphosphate phosphatase has protein sequence MLFEILKAFLIGVVEGVTEWLPISSTGHMILVDEFVKLNVSDDFLKLFLVVIQIGAILAVIILYFNKLNPFSGKKAAQERRATWRLWGMVVIGCLPAAVVGLLLDDWVGDHFYNAAVVASMLILYGVVFIVLERRNREKLANYEALVEQGGAIGAQAPRLEDGSVDPDGMFAIQTVDDIDWKAALKIGLFQCLAIIPGTSRSGATIIGGMLTGCSRTAAAEFTFFLAIPIMFGWGLVKIVKYMAAMASATGPIMTSVEAVVLLVGIVTAFVVSVISIKFLMGYIKKNDFALFGVYRIVVGILVLAYFGVKALLF, from the coding sequence ATGTTGTTTGAAATACTGAAGGCCTTCCTCATCGGCGTAGTGGAGGGCGTTACCGAATGGCTGCCCATTTCGTCGACGGGCCACATGATCCTGGTCGACGAATTCGTGAAGCTCAACGTTTCCGACGACTTCCTCAAGCTGTTCCTGGTGGTCATCCAGATCGGTGCCATCCTGGCCGTCATCATCCTGTATTTCAACAAGCTGAACCCGTTTTCTGGCAAGAAGGCCGCGCAGGAACGGCGTGCCACGTGGCGCCTGTGGGGCATGGTCGTCATCGGATGCTTGCCCGCTGCGGTAGTCGGCCTGCTGCTGGACGACTGGGTGGGCGATCACTTCTACAACGCCGCCGTCGTGGCATCCATGCTGATCCTCTACGGCGTCGTGTTTATCGTGCTTGAACGACGCAACCGCGAGAAACTGGCAAACTACGAGGCTCTGGTCGAGCAGGGCGGGGCCATCGGTGCCCAAGCGCCTCGGCTGGAGGACGGTTCGGTCGATCCGGACGGTATGTTCGCCATCCAGACGGTGGACGACATCGACTGGAAGGCCGCTCTGAAGATCGGCCTGTTCCAGTGCCTGGCCATTATCCCCGGCACCAGCCGTTCCGGCGCCACCATCATCGGCGGCATGCTCACCGGATGCTCGCGCACCGCGGCGGCCGAGTTCACGTTCTTTTTGGCCATCCCCATCATGTTCGGCTGGGGCTTGGTCAAAATCGTCAAGTACATGGCGGCTATGGCGTCTGCCACCGGCCCCATCATGACCTCGGTGGAAGCGGTTGTCCTGCTGGTGGGCATCGTGACGGCCTTCGTCGTGTCGGTCATCTCGATCAAGTTCCTTATGGGCTACATCAAGAAGAACGACTTTGCTCTCTTCGGCGTGTACCGCATCGTCGTCGGCATTTTGGTGTTGGCCTACTTCGGCGTGAAGGCGCTGCTTTTCTAG
- the thrS gene encoding threonine--tRNA ligase translates to MKVLYNDGHVDECPAEEEVHVLRHSAAHIMAQAIKRLYPQADFGYGPATENGFYYDVDLGDEKISEDDLPAIEAEMKKICKENLKFSTYELPREEAIKHMEERQEQYKVEHIGDLDPDARITFYKQGEYVDMCVGPHILYTKALKAFKLTAVSGAYWKGDKDNKMLTRINGIAFASKEELAEYERIQEEAKKRDHRKIGQEMELFMFADEGPGFPFWLPNGTKLKNALIEYWHDMMAKYNYDEVETPQILSRKLWETSGHWDHYKENMYTTVIDEEDYAVKPMNCPGACLIYKSRPRSYRDLPLKLAEAGLDHRHELKGALHGLFRVRAFTQDDGHIYVTPEQISDIVLETARLFDEYYQQFGFEYKVELSTRPEDSMGSDEDWERAENGLREALEKMGKDYILNEGDGAFYGPKIDFHLKDCLGRTWQCGTIQLDFQLPQNFELEYMAADGTKKRPIMIHRAGFGSFERFIGMLTEQYAGKFPTWLAPLQVKILPVSEKTRDYALEVGQVLRDAGVRAVVDTRDEKIGYKIREARSTDRVPYMLILGEQERDGKYISVRDRSNETVARQLDEFIADITAEIAERR, encoded by the coding sequence ATGAAGGTTTTATATAACGACGGCCATGTGGACGAGTGCCCGGCTGAGGAAGAGGTGCATGTCCTGCGCCACTCCGCTGCGCACATCATGGCGCAGGCCATCAAGCGTCTGTACCCGCAGGCCGACTTCGGCTACGGCCCTGCCACGGAAAACGGCTTCTACTACGACGTCGACCTGGGCGACGAGAAGATCTCCGAGGACGACCTGCCCGCCATCGAAGCCGAGATGAAGAAGATCTGCAAAGAGAACCTGAAGTTCTCCACCTACGAGCTGCCCCGCGAAGAGGCCATCAAGCACATGGAAGAACGTCAGGAGCAGTACAAGGTCGAGCACATCGGCGATTTGGACCCCGACGCCCGCATCACCTTCTACAAGCAGGGCGAATACGTCGACATGTGCGTCGGCCCCCACATCCTGTACACCAAGGCCCTGAAGGCCTTCAAGCTGACCGCCGTGTCCGGCGCCTACTGGAAGGGCGACAAGGACAACAAGATGCTCACCCGCATCAACGGCATCGCCTTCGCCTCCAAGGAAGAGCTCGCCGAGTACGAGCGCATCCAGGAAGAGGCCAAGAAGCGCGACCACCGCAAGATCGGCCAGGAGATGGAACTGTTCATGTTCGCCGACGAGGGCCCGGGCTTCCCGTTCTGGCTGCCCAACGGCACCAAGCTGAAGAACGCCCTCATCGAGTACTGGCATGACATGATGGCCAAGTACAACTACGACGAGGTGGAAACGCCTCAGATCCTGTCCCGCAAGCTATGGGAGACCTCCGGCCACTGGGACCACTACAAAGAGAACATGTACACCACGGTCATCGACGAAGAGGATTACGCCGTCAAGCCGATGAACTGCCCCGGCGCGTGCCTCATCTACAAGAGCCGCCCGCGCAGCTACCGCGACCTGCCGCTGAAGCTGGCCGAGGCCGGTCTCGACCACCGTCATGAGCTGAAGGGCGCCCTGCACGGCCTGTTCCGCGTGCGCGCCTTCACGCAGGACGACGGCCATATCTACGTCACGCCCGAGCAGATTTCCGACATCGTGCTGGAGACTGCACGCCTGTTCGACGAGTACTATCAGCAGTTCGGCTTCGAGTACAAGGTGGAGCTGTCCACCCGCCCCGAGGACTCCATGGGTTCCGACGAGGATTGGGAGCGCGCCGAAAACGGCCTGCGCGAGGCGCTGGAGAAGATGGGCAAGGATTACATCCTCAACGAGGGCGACGGCGCCTTCTACGGTCCCAAGATCGACTTCCACCTGAAGGACTGCTTGGGCCGTACCTGGCAGTGCGGCACCATCCAGCTGGACTTCCAGCTGCCCCAGAACTTCGAACTTGAGTACATGGCCGCCGACGGCACCAAGAAGCGCCCCATCATGATCCATCGCGCCGGCTTCGGCAGCTTCGAGCGCTTCATCGGCATGCTGACCGAGCAGTACGCGGGCAAGTTCCCCACGTGGCTTGCTCCGCTGCAGGTGAAGATCCTGCCCGTGTCTGAGAAGACCCGCGATTACGCCCTCGAGGTGGGCCAGGTCCTTCGCGACGCCGGTGTCCGTGCCGTCGTCGACACCCGCGACGAGAAGATCGGCTATAAGATCCGCGAGGCACGCTCCACCGACCGTGTTCCCTACATGCTCATCCTTGGCGAGCAGGAACGCGACGGCAAATACATCAGCGTCCGCGACCGCTCCAACGAGACGGTCGCCCGCCAGCTCGACGAGTTCATCGCCGATATCACGGCCGAGATCGCCGAACGCCGCTAG
- a CDS encoding SGNH/GDSL hydrolase family protein, with protein MRILMLGNSLTTANHMPDMLAELLTAEVRVHARGGARLAEHLNPKTRNGALTQAALANEAWDFVVMQEMSHGPATSPTAYARSVASLSEAAKAAGAQPVIYGTWPYRAGCAKLVKLGMSHDDMSLRMAEAFAQAAADSGALLADVAAPFRAGSADELYAADGVHPSPAGSRLAALVLAETMGKGIRPW; from the coding sequence ATGCGCATACTCATGCTGGGAAACAGTCTGACCACGGCGAACCACATGCCGGACATGCTGGCCGAGCTCCTGACGGCCGAAGTCCGGGTGCATGCGCGGGGCGGGGCGCGCCTGGCCGAGCATCTCAACCCGAAGACCCGCAACGGGGCCCTCACTCAGGCGGCGCTTGCAAACGAGGCCTGGGATTTCGTGGTGATGCAGGAGATGAGCCACGGCCCTGCCACGTCGCCTACGGCCTATGCCCGCAGCGTGGCGTCGCTGTCGGAAGCCGCCAAGGCAGCGGGGGCGCAGCCGGTAATCTACGGCACCTGGCCTTATCGGGCGGGATGCGCAAAGCTCGTCAAACTGGGGATGTCCCACGACGACATGAGCCTGCGCATGGCCGAGGCCTTTGCTCAGGCGGCCGCCGATTCGGGGGCGCTTCTGGCGGATGTCGCCGCGCCGTTTCGTGCGGGATCGGCCGATGAGCTGTATGCTGCAGACGGCGTGCATCCGAGTCCTGCGGGGTCGCGGCTCGCGGCGCTCGTGCTGGCAGAAACGATGGGGAAGGGCATTCGGCCATGGTAG
- a CDS encoding ATP-binding protein, producing the protein MKRTPRIITVVLTGGPCGGKSTAERLLHAHAWPAGWQVVFVEESATALIKAGVTRESCGEQYAFQCRVIERQLVREQDALELARQSDSDTVVVFDRGVPDSDAYLAPAEYRQALATYGMTPESALLRYDVVFHLVTCAIGAEDHYETTGNAARRETLAQAAAVDARHAASWSAHPRLVTLRNGQGFDAKMDALIEYIQGLMRS; encoded by the coding sequence ATGAAGCGGACGCCACGCATCATCACCGTCGTGCTGACGGGCGGTCCCTGCGGCGGTAAGTCGACGGCCGAGCGCCTCCTGCACGCACATGCGTGGCCCGCAGGCTGGCAGGTCGTTTTCGTCGAAGAGTCCGCCACGGCGCTCATCAAAGCGGGTGTGACCAGGGAGTCCTGCGGCGAGCAGTACGCGTTCCAGTGCCGCGTGATCGAGCGGCAGCTCGTGCGCGAGCAGGACGCTCTTGAGCTTGCGAGACAATCGGACTCCGACACGGTCGTCGTATTCGACCGAGGAGTCCCCGACAGCGATGCGTATCTTGCCCCGGCCGAATACCGGCAGGCCTTGGCCACGTACGGGATGACGCCCGAAAGCGCCCTGCTGCGCTACGATGTTGTGTTTCACCTGGTAACATGCGCAATCGGAGCAGAAGATCACTACGAGACCACAGGCAATGCCGCCCGCCGCGAAACCCTGGCCCAGGCTGCCGCCGTCGACGCCCGGCATGCCGCCAGCTGGTCGGCGCACCCCAGGCTTGTCACCTTGCGCAACGGCCAGGGCTTCGACGCCAAGATGGACGCGCTAATCGAGTACATCCAGGGCCTCATGCGCTCCTAA
- a CDS encoding ABC transporter ATP-binding protein, translating into MPAPSGRGPGGPGAVFLTEEEKRNQPKLTWPLIKRVFSYFGPYKWRLALILVCIIASSVLSLLPTILTGKIIDDGLIGRNLAVLVQLILLSFGVTVVAQLIGVAESYLNSWVSQHIGYDMRNAMYRHLQTMSQRFFTTNNQGDIITRMTSDIAGAESVISSNLSSVLSNTITLIVAMVAMFSKNWILALVSIALIPLFVIPTRRAGRVRWNLTSQAQECNDQINGILNETLSVSGQTLVKLFGAEDREYERYEAANKKMIGLNIKESMAGRWFFVTMHTISSVGPMLLYLGGGILMMRYDSSLTVGDITVMVTLLGRMYGPVNSLLNIQVNWVRSMAMFTRIFEYFDMKPEVENAPDAIVPDHAEGSVAFEHVDFAYDPERQILHDVSFTLDKGKSIALVGPSGSGKSTIVNLIPRLYDVAAGSVKFDGVDVRQLDLHFLRANVGVVTQETYLFNGTIRDNLLYVKPDATEEELLEVCDKANILEFIQRQEHGLDTMVGNRGLKLSGGEKQRISIARVLLKDPALLIFDEATSALDSISEAKIQDAINSLVQTHTSILIAHRLSTILAADEILVIKDGHVVERGQHADLVKTGGVYSQLYDTQFKGATVPDLGKPAFEPPAEDEFAYEPMFGRDFDAMYEGADPDLALRLQESERERRVIGRLYENDPYLELASYFGPPFCFTRK; encoded by the coding sequence ATGCCTGCACCGTCTGGAAGGGGGCCGGGAGGTCCCGGCGCCGTGTTTCTGACCGAAGAGGAGAAGAGAAACCAGCCGAAGCTCACCTGGCCGCTGATTAAGCGCGTCTTCTCGTATTTCGGGCCGTACAAATGGCGTCTTGCGCTCATCCTGGTCTGCATCATCGCGTCGTCGGTACTGTCGCTTCTGCCTACCATTCTGACGGGCAAGATCATCGACGACGGCCTTATCGGTCGCAACCTCGCCGTGCTGGTACAGCTCATCCTGCTGTCCTTCGGCGTTACCGTGGTGGCGCAGCTCATCGGCGTGGCGGAAAGCTACCTCAACTCGTGGGTGTCGCAGCACATCGGCTACGACATGCGCAACGCCATGTACCGCCATCTGCAGACCATGTCGCAGCGGTTCTTCACCACCAACAACCAGGGCGACATCATCACACGCATGACCAGTGACATCGCCGGTGCCGAATCGGTCATTTCCAGCAACCTGTCAAGTGTGCTGTCCAACACCATCACGCTCATCGTGGCCATGGTGGCCATGTTCTCCAAAAACTGGATCCTTGCGCTGGTCAGCATCGCGCTCATCCCGCTGTTCGTCATCCCCACGCGCCGTGCCGGCCGCGTGCGTTGGAACCTGACGAGCCAGGCCCAGGAGTGCAACGACCAGATCAACGGCATCCTCAACGAGACCCTGTCCGTGTCGGGCCAAACCTTGGTGAAGCTGTTCGGCGCCGAGGACCGCGAGTACGAGCGCTACGAGGCGGCCAACAAGAAGATGATCGGCCTGAACATTAAGGAGAGCATGGCCGGCCGCTGGTTCTTCGTCACCATGCACACCATTTCGAGCGTGGGTCCCATGCTGCTCTACCTGGGCGGCGGCATCCTCATGATGCGGTACGACTCGTCGCTCACCGTCGGCGACATCACCGTCATGGTGACGCTGCTCGGCCGCATGTACGGGCCGGTGAATTCGCTGCTGAACATCCAGGTCAACTGGGTGCGCTCCATGGCCATGTTCACCCGCATCTTTGAATACTTCGACATGAAGCCCGAGGTCGAGAACGCTCCCGACGCCATCGTTCCCGACCATGCCGAAGGGTCCGTGGCATTTGAGCACGTGGATTTCGCCTACGACCCCGAGCGGCAGATTCTGCACGATGTCAGCTTCACGCTGGACAAGGGGAAGAGCATCGCGCTGGTGGGTCCGTCGGGCAGCGGCAAGAGCACCATCGTGAACCTGATACCGCGCCTATATGATGTGGCCGCCGGCTCCGTCAAGTTCGACGGCGTGGACGTGCGTCAGCTGGACCTGCATTTCCTTAGGGCCAACGTGGGCGTGGTGACGCAGGAGACGTACCTGTTCAACGGCACGATTCGCGACAACCTGCTGTATGTGAAGCCCGACGCCACCGAAGAGGAGCTCCTCGAGGTGTGCGACAAGGCCAACATCCTCGAGTTCATACAGCGCCAGGAACATGGCCTGGACACCATGGTAGGCAACCGCGGGCTGAAGCTTTCCGGCGGCGAGAAACAGCGCATATCCATCGCACGCGTGCTGCTGAAGGACCCGGCGCTGCTCATCTTCGACGAGGCCACCAGCGCTTTGGACTCGATTTCCGAGGCGAAGATCCAGGACGCCATAAACTCGCTGGTGCAGACCCACACGTCTATTCTGATCGCGCATCGCCTGTCCACCATTCTGGCGGCCGACGAGATCCTGGTCATCAAGGACGGTCATGTGGTGGAGCGTGGCCAGCATGCGGATCTGGTCAAAACGGGCGGCGTGTATTCGCAGCTCTACGATACCCAGTTCAAGGGCGCGACGGTGCCCGACCTCGGTAAGCCCGCATTCGAGCCGCCCGCCGAGGATGAGTTTGCCTACGAGCCCATGTTCGGGCGCGACTTCGATGCGATGTACGAGGGCGCCGACCCCGATCTGGCGCTGCGCTTGCAGGAAAGCGAACGGGAGCGCCGCGTGATCGGACGGCTCTACGAGAACGATCCCTATCTGGAACTGGCCAGCTATTTCGGGCCGCCGTTCTGCTTCACGCGCAAGTAG
- a CDS encoding NADase-type glycan-binding domain-containing protein produces the protein MSQQFCTSCGAPVQEGRNFCTSCGAPVASANTQTEVRKPSTQQRICPNCHAAVADGMPFCTSCGHYLDAPVAAPPTQPTAKGPNKTLVAAVAAAVIIVAAVAATLAIIQPWAHDEPDAKSEPAVAHKADKDDAETEDASDATADSDGAADATADSEEEPQADPANTDAAKEEALDASVPAVFDHVRASSELPPDEYNSYYGVNNAVDNDMATAWNEGNESNNGEGEWIEIYADTEQVCTQVRFVPGYPKSELVYNNNCRPKNVTVSFSDGTSIDVEIEDIMGQEITLDLDKPVKTTFVRLTINEVFPGDQWTDCTVAEFHAS, from the coding sequence ATGAGCCAGCAATTCTGCACCTCCTGCGGTGCCCCCGTTCAAGAGGGGCGCAACTTCTGCACCTCGTGCGGAGCACCCGTCGCGTCCGCAAACACGCAGACCGAAGTTCGGAAGCCCTCCACGCAGCAGCGCATCTGCCCCAACTGCCATGCGGCCGTTGCCGACGGCATGCCGTTCTGCACCTCCTGCGGGCACTATCTGGACGCGCCGGTGGCCGCTCCCCCGACGCAGCCGACGGCAAAGGGGCCCAACAAGACGCTGGTCGCAGCCGTTGCGGCAGCGGTCATTATCGTGGCAGCCGTTGCGGCCACCCTCGCCATAATCCAACCTTGGGCGCACGATGAGCCCGATGCGAAATCCGAGCCGGCCGTCGCCCATAAAGCCGACAAGGACGACGCCGAGACCGAAGACGCATCCGATGCAACGGCCGATTCCGACGGCGCGGCTGATGCCACGGCCGATTCCGAAGAAGAACCCCAGGCAGACCCCGCAAACACGGATGCCGCAAAGGAAGAGGCCCTCGACGCCTCCGTTCCCGCCGTGTTCGACCACGTGCGGGCGTCCTCCGAACTGCCACCCGACGAATACAACTCCTATTACGGCGTGAACAACGCCGTCGACAACGACATGGCCACCGCTTGGAACGAGGGCAACGAGTCCAACAACGGCGAAGGCGAATGGATCGAGATCTACGCTGACACCGAGCAGGTGTGCACGCAGGTCAGATTCGTGCCCGGATATCCCAAATCCGAGTTGGTCTACAACAACAACTGCCGCCCGAAAAACGTCACCGTCAGTTTCAGCGACGGCACAAGCATCGATGTGGAGATTGAAGACATCATGGGTCAGGAAATCACACTTGACCTGGACAAGCCCGTGAAAACGACGTTCGTGCGCTTAACGATCAACGAGGTGTTTCCGGGAGACCAGTGGACCGACTGCACCGTCGCTGAATTTCACGCGAGCTAG